Proteins co-encoded in one Rudaeicoccus suwonensis genomic window:
- a CDS encoding tyrosine recombinase XerC, which produces MTASTLDGDDLIAAYERHLRLELGRSEHTIRGYLVDLRSLAQFVHERGTDSWQEVRLADLRAWLAWLDASGASRSTMARRSAAARGFFGWATRAGSCPKDPSLRLIAPKRSKTLPGVLRQDQATSVLDVAAVAADDDDPVHIRDRAMMELLYAGGIRVGELVGLDIDDLDRHDLIMRVVGKGDKERTVPFGRPAATAVEHWLSSGRPRLVTTESGAALFLGRRGRRVDPRTVREAVHTMVAHVPGAPDMGPHGLRHSAATHLLEGGADIRTVQELLGHASLSTTQVYTHVSVERLRRSFAQAHPRA; this is translated from the coding sequence GTGACCGCATCCACGCTTGACGGCGACGACCTCATTGCGGCATACGAGCGTCATCTGCGGCTCGAGCTCGGCCGCTCGGAGCACACGATCCGGGGGTATCTGGTGGATCTGCGCTCGCTGGCGCAGTTCGTGCACGAGAGGGGGACCGACAGCTGGCAGGAGGTGCGGCTGGCGGATCTGCGTGCATGGCTGGCCTGGCTGGATGCTTCCGGCGCGAGCCGGTCGACCATGGCGCGCCGTTCCGCTGCCGCTCGCGGGTTCTTCGGGTGGGCCACCCGCGCGGGCTCTTGCCCGAAGGATCCGTCGCTGCGCCTCATCGCGCCCAAACGTTCCAAGACGCTGCCTGGCGTGCTGCGCCAGGACCAGGCGACGAGTGTGCTCGACGTCGCCGCAGTCGCCGCCGACGACGACGATCCGGTGCACATCCGCGACCGAGCGATGATGGAGCTGCTGTATGCCGGTGGCATCCGGGTGGGCGAGTTGGTCGGCCTCGACATCGACGACCTCGATCGGCACGACCTGATCATGCGTGTCGTCGGCAAGGGCGACAAAGAGCGCACCGTGCCCTTCGGGCGGCCCGCTGCGACAGCGGTGGAGCACTGGCTCAGCAGTGGACGTCCACGCCTGGTCACCACCGAGTCCGGAGCGGCGCTCTTCCTCGGCCGCCGGGGCCGCCGCGTCGACCCGCGGACGGTCCGCGAGGCCGTTCACACGATGGTCGCGCACGTGCCGGGAGCACCGGACATGGGTCCGCACGGGCTGCGGCACAGCGCCGCCACCCATCTCCTGGAAGGCGGCGCAGACATCCGGACCGTGCAGGAACTCCTCGGTCACGCGAGCCTGTCGACGACCCAGGTCTACACGCACGTGTCAGTGGAGCGATTGCGCCGCTCGTTCGCACAAGCGCATCCCCGTGCCTGA
- the dprA gene encoding DNA-processing protein DprA, which produces MQSAHDDPADHRVVDDRPGVDDHTAAQAAGVAFEVNDRSSRADLARDRDAQLAVRLALANTVEAADKQLMPILRGVDVFTAWEMVRTNWQGKFDRCQARLGTLELDAIVATTARLGARVVLPCDDEWPTSLDDLRDPPFCLWLRGRGHLDELVQGRSLSMVGSRAATAYGTHVAADIAMNLAGSGFTVVSGGAFGIDAASHRGALAAGGRTIAAMAGGIDRLYPVANTELLEQVMVDGVLITEQPPGWSPQRQRFLSRNRLIAALTAGTLVVEANLRSGSLSTAREADDIGRVVGAVPGPVTSPASAGTNKLIRDNKAVLVGDAEECADLFGAIGDDCAPDKRAAPTLFDTLPTEQQRLLNAMPVVRGTSVERLAASAGMTGREVLRALAVLGADGLVERAGPGWRRRQRV; this is translated from the coding sequence GTGCAGTCTGCCCACGACGACCCCGCCGATCACCGGGTCGTCGATGACCGCCCAGGTGTCGACGACCACACCGCCGCCCAGGCGGCAGGCGTTGCCTTCGAGGTCAATGACAGGTCATCGCGAGCAGACCTTGCTCGCGATCGCGACGCGCAGCTGGCTGTGCGGCTGGCGCTCGCCAACACGGTCGAGGCAGCGGACAAGCAGCTGATGCCGATTCTGCGGGGCGTCGATGTCTTCACCGCCTGGGAGATGGTGCGCACCAACTGGCAGGGCAAGTTCGACCGCTGCCAGGCACGACTCGGCACCCTTGAACTCGACGCGATCGTGGCCACAACGGCCCGGCTTGGTGCACGCGTGGTTCTGCCGTGCGACGACGAGTGGCCGACGTCGCTCGATGATCTGAGAGACCCACCGTTCTGCCTGTGGCTGCGCGGGCGCGGTCATCTGGACGAACTGGTTCAAGGCCGCAGCCTGTCGATGGTGGGCTCACGCGCCGCCACGGCATACGGCACGCACGTGGCCGCTGACATCGCCATGAACCTCGCCGGTTCGGGTTTCACTGTCGTGTCGGGCGGCGCCTTCGGCATCGATGCGGCCAGCCACCGCGGGGCCCTCGCGGCAGGGGGTCGCACGATCGCGGCGATGGCCGGTGGCATCGATCGGCTCTACCCGGTCGCCAACACCGAACTCTTGGAGCAAGTCATGGTCGACGGGGTTCTGATCACCGAGCAACCGCCAGGCTGGTCTCCCCAGCGGCAACGTTTCCTGTCCCGCAACCGGTTGATCGCCGCGCTCACCGCCGGAACACTCGTCGTCGAGGCGAACCTGCGGTCCGGGTCACTGTCGACAGCGCGGGAGGCCGACGACATCGGACGCGTCGTCGGCGCGGTTCCGGGGCCGGTCACCTCGCCCGCCAGCGCCGGCACCAACAAGCTGATCAGGGACAACAAGGCCGTGCTCGTCGGCGACGCGGAGGAGTGCGCCGACCTCTTCGGTGCGATCGGCGACGACTGCGCGCCGGACAAACGCGCTGCACCAACGCTGTTCGACACGCTGCCGACGGAACAGCAGCGGTTGCTCAACGCGATGCCGGTGGTGCGTGGCACGAGCGTCGAACGGCTCGCCGCCAGCGCGGGCATGACCGGGCGCGAGGTGCTTCGGGCTCTTGCGGTGCTGGGCGCCGACGGCCTCGTCGAGCGGGCGGGGCCCGGGTGGCGCCGTCGTCAGCGGGTGTGA
- a CDS encoding YifB family Mg chelatase-like AAA ATPase has product MTLGRTLSIAVTGIEGRVVEVEADVTSGLPAFVVSGMPDAACRQAPDRVRAAASNSGLQLPRQRITVNLSPASLPKQGSGFDLAIAVAALASGGVVDPATVGDTVHLGELGLDGSIRALHGVLPAVLAAAQAGHRTVVVPVANATEARLVPDVTVIPMDTLGALVERYRCQRKGKPLPDLPEPVAGHQQPHQAPDLADVVGQEEARYALEVAAAGGHHMAMVGPPGAGKTMVAERLAGLLPRLDRTQALEVTAIHSVLGALGDSALIEHAPFVAPHHGASMPSIVGGGSGRVRPGAASRAHCGVLFLDETPEFRRDVLDALRQPLEAGVINVARADRVVSYPARFQLVLAANPCPCGRNYGTGSGCTCAPQIRRTYLSRMSGPLLDRVDVQLQLLPVTRATLSSPRGESTDEVAARVRKARLRQSTRWKQHGWRMNSQVPGPALRSGTWRLPPAVTRPLDMAMESGSITLRGYDRCLRVAWTIADLDSAAAPTLTHVREALGLRDSRAAA; this is encoded by the coding sequence GTGACCCTGGGTCGCACGCTGAGCATCGCGGTGACCGGTATCGAGGGCCGAGTGGTCGAGGTCGAGGCCGACGTCACCTCCGGGCTGCCTGCATTTGTCGTGAGCGGGATGCCGGATGCCGCCTGCCGTCAGGCGCCGGACCGCGTGCGGGCTGCCGCCTCGAACTCCGGGCTGCAGCTGCCGCGTCAGCGAATCACCGTCAACCTGTCGCCGGCCTCGCTGCCCAAACAGGGGTCCGGCTTCGACCTGGCGATTGCTGTCGCTGCGCTGGCCTCCGGAGGCGTGGTGGACCCGGCGACGGTCGGCGACACGGTGCACCTGGGCGAACTCGGCCTCGACGGGTCGATCAGAGCGCTTCACGGGGTGCTGCCTGCGGTGCTCGCCGCCGCTCAGGCGGGTCACCGCACGGTCGTGGTTCCGGTGGCCAATGCCACCGAGGCCCGGCTCGTGCCGGACGTGACGGTGATCCCGATGGATACTCTCGGTGCTCTCGTCGAGCGCTACCGCTGCCAGCGCAAGGGCAAACCGCTCCCGGATCTCCCGGAGCCGGTGGCCGGCCATCAGCAGCCGCACCAGGCGCCGGACCTGGCCGATGTGGTCGGCCAGGAGGAGGCGCGTTATGCCCTGGAGGTCGCTGCCGCCGGCGGCCACCACATGGCGATGGTCGGTCCACCCGGCGCTGGCAAGACGATGGTCGCCGAACGTCTCGCCGGTCTGCTGCCACGGCTCGACCGCACCCAGGCACTGGAGGTGACAGCGATTCACTCGGTGCTCGGCGCCCTCGGCGACAGCGCACTCATCGAACACGCGCCCTTCGTCGCACCGCACCACGGCGCATCGATGCCCTCGATCGTGGGCGGCGGGTCCGGGCGCGTGCGACCGGGTGCGGCATCCCGCGCCCACTGCGGCGTGCTCTTCCTGGACGAGACGCCCGAGTTCCGTCGTGATGTGCTCGACGCTCTTCGCCAGCCGCTCGAAGCCGGTGTCATCAACGTGGCGCGGGCCGACCGCGTTGTCAGTTACCCGGCGCGATTCCAGCTGGTGCTCGCCGCCAACCCGTGCCCTTGCGGACGCAACTACGGCACGGGCAGTGGTTGCACGTGTGCTCCGCAGATCCGCCGGACCTATCTGAGCCGTATGTCGGGACCGCTGCTGGATCGCGTCGACGTCCAGCTGCAACTTCTGCCGGTGACACGGGCGACGCTGTCCAGTCCCCGCGGCGAGTCGACCGACGAGGTGGCGGCACGTGTGCGGAAGGCGCGGCTGCGTCAATCGACTCGCTGGAAGCAACACGGCTGGCGGATGAACAGCCAGGTCCCGGGACCTGCGCTGAGGTCCGGCACCTGGCGACTGCCGCCCGCAGTGACCCGGCCGTTGGACATGGCCATGGAGTCCGGGTCCATCACCCTGCGCGGGTACGACCGCTGCCTGCGGGTGGCATGGACCATCGCAGACCTCGACTCGGCCGCGGCGCCGACGCTGACACATGTGCGTGAAGCACTGGGCCTTCGCGATTCGAGGGCTGCGGCATGA
- a CDS encoding YraN family protein: MGSPSRQPAATDTSGASAPSGQGRPTTRLSLTKAELGRWGEDVAARHLRSGGMQVVERNWRCRDGEIDLIAVDGDCVVVVEVKTRTTEFFGSPVDAVTPVKARRLRVLASRWLADHPIGAGAVRIDVIGVLRPPSGPMSLRHVRDVTP, translated from the coding sequence ATGGGCAGTCCATCCAGACAACCGGCAGCCACAGACACATCTGGCGCATCCGCGCCATCCGGGCAGGGTCGACCGACGACCAGGCTGTCGCTGACCAAGGCGGAACTCGGCCGGTGGGGTGAGGACGTCGCGGCCCGGCACCTGCGGTCCGGCGGTATGCAGGTGGTCGAACGCAACTGGCGCTGCCGGGACGGCGAGATCGACCTGATCGCGGTCGACGGCGACTGCGTCGTGGTGGTCGAAGTCAAGACCCGCACCACCGAGTTCTTCGGCTCGCCCGTTGACGCGGTCACCCCGGTCAAGGCGCGACGGCTGCGGGTGCTCGCCTCCCGGTGGCTGGCCGACCATCCCATCGGTGCGGGAGCGGTGCGGATCGACGTGATCGGCGTGCTTCGTCCACCGAGCGGGCCGATGAGCCTGCGTCACGTGCGGGATGTGACGCCGTGA
- a CDS encoding DUF2469 domain-containing protein produces the protein MSAEDLEKYETEQELSLYREYRDVVGLFSHVVETERRFYLCNEVDLQVRGEGSEVFFDVRMTDAWVWDVYRPARFVKNVRVITFKDVNVEELPAREIELPD, from the coding sequence GTGAGCGCGGAAGACCTCGAGAAGTACGAAACCGAGCAGGAGCTCTCGCTGTATCGCGAATACCGTGATGTGGTGGGCCTGTTCAGCCATGTGGTCGAGACCGAGCGCCGGTTCTACCTGTGCAACGAGGTCGACCTGCAGGTGCGCGGCGAAGGCTCGGAGGTCTTCTTCGACGTCCGGATGACCGACGCCTGGGTGTGGGATGTCTACCGGCCGGCGCGCTTCGTCAAGAACGTCCGCGTGATCACGTTCAAGGACGTCAACGTCGAAGAACTGCCCGCTCGCGAGATCGAGCTGCCTGACTGA